ACGTGGTGATCCTCGCCGATGGCGTCAATTCGATACTGGGACGTTCACTCGGCATGGTCCCTGCTTCGTCGGCGCATCATTACGCGGTAGGCGTGAAAGAGTTGATTGGCCTTTCCCCGGAACAAATCAACGATCGCTTTAACCTGTCCGGAAACGAAGGCGCGGCCTGGCTGTTCGCCGGTTCCCCGTCAAACGGTCTGATGGGCGGAGGGTTCCTCTATACCAACCGCGATTCCGTTTCTCTCGGCCTGGTATGTGGACTGGGTGATATGGCCCATGCGCAAAAAAGCGTGCCGCAGATGCTGGAAGATTTTAAACAGCACCCCGCCGTTCGTCCGTTGATTCAGGGCGGCAAGCTGCTGGAATACTCGGCGCACATGGTGCCGGAAGGCGGGCTGGCGATGGTACCAGAGCTGGTCGGCGACGGCGTAATGATTGTCGGTGATGCCGCAGGCTTTTGCCTGAATCTCGGTTTCACAGTGCGCGGAATGGATTTAGCCATCGCCTCCGCCGAAGCGGCGGCACACGCGGCGATTGTCGCAAAAGAGCGCAACGATTTCTCTGCCCGCACGCTGGCGGAATACAAAAGCGAACTGGAAAAAGGGTGTGTCATGCGTGATATGCAGCATTTCCGCAAAATACCGGCGCTGATGGAAAACCCCCGCCTGTTCACTCAGTATCCCCGTATGGTGGCGGACATCATGAGCGACATGTTCACCATTGATGGCGGGCCGAATCAGCCGATGCGCAAAATGATCCTGT
The DNA window shown above is from Citrobacter farmeri and carries:
- a CDS encoding FAD-dependent oxidoreductase, translated to MSDEKFDAIVVGAGVAGTVAAYVMAKAGLDVLVIERGNSAGSKNMTGGRLYAHVIERIMPGFGQQAPVERKVTREKISFMTEESATTLDYHREQADVPGQASYTVLRNRLDPWLMEQAEAVGAQFIPGVRVDALIREGNQVTGVQAGDDILEANVVILADGVNSILGRSLGMVPASSAHHYAVGVKELIGLSPEQINDRFNLSGNEGAAWLFAGSPSNGLMGGGFLYTNRDSVSLGLVCGLGDMAHAQKSVPQMLEDFKQHPAVRPLIQGGKLLEYSAHMVPEGGLAMVPELVGDGVMIVGDAAGFCLNLGFTVRGMDLAIASAEAAAHAAIVAKERNDFSARTLAEYKSELEKGCVMRDMQHFRKIPALMENPRLFTQYPRMVADIMSDMFTIDGGPNQPMRKMILSHAKQIGLMNLLKDGIKGVTAL